The genomic DNA ATTTTGGCTGTAAAACTTTAACTACTGAATTTCACGAGCAAGTTTGGTGTTCAAAACTTGGTAAGATATTATCTATATTCATTTAATAATGATGAACTGTTCATGAGTCATGttcataaataaaaattttatcaacgtaataattaaataaacaaatttttaaaatgctCAAATAAAGTATAAAAGTTTTTATTTaggcaaatttatttaaattttatcaaaattattttaattttgatgaaataagttttgattaaaatagtaagagtttatgatttttattattgttatttcttAGAATGCTTGCTGATAAAACTTCACTGGATGGTACCATCTTTTTCAGATTTTGATCATTTGAAAGCAAATTTCCGTTTGGCAGAAAATTAAAATAGTTTCTTTTATAATCATTATGATTAAATGagcactttattttttttaaacaataaaataatattttatttaaaatatcctTTATGCGCTTCACTTAAAATTGTTTTAACTAGAATAGTTTTACCTCCGATTTTGagttattttgattaaatttcttttgaagcaCTTTATCTATTTTCACCTTGGAGTTATTTTAAGGATAAATTGTCCTATATTTCTTACACTCAAACTTAACTTCCTCGGTATCTGTGtcaaaaaaatttatttccaactctctatgtgtattttttttttattttaactttctAATGtacactcatttaattaattttttttattttttataacaaaatatCTAAAATgagctatattttttttttctaaatttaacatatttaaattataatctaatattttttttttatcaaattcagtatgattttttttttttacccgtTTGACTAATCAATTGATATATTCGATTCTAATTAAATAATGTTAAATTTTGGAGAAAttatatcattatttttttagaataaaatttcttattatttttttataagtccAAAATGAGATATGATTTCTTCTAAATTCAATACTATTTAGCTAGAATCGAGAAATATCAATTGATTAGTCAAGTGGAAAAAGAATCGTATTAAATTTGATAGATAATATATTATATTTCAGTTTAAATGTGTTGCatttaaaatgaattattaaTTGATAGTCAAgtggaaaaagaatcgtactaAATTTGATagataatatattatattttagttTAAATGTATTACATTTAGAATGAATTATAccttattttaaatttctttttactaAAAAAGATAAGGGTAATTAGATAAATTGATCTATATTAGATAGTTGAAATGgagttgaagcaaaaaaaaaaaaaaaaaaaagtatggagagagtgaaaataatttttttttgacacATAGATtaattagaaagttaggtttattattaaaaattttaggaCAATTTACTGTTATTTTAACTAAAACCATTTAATAATTGTTATTTTATGTAGCAATCTTTAATTTTAATGGTTGTTACAATAGGGATAAATTATCTTATACTCCTTACATGCAAACTCAATATCAATCTCAGTCCttgtgttaaaaaaatatttatttccacTCTTTACATGTAAATTTTTCTTTACTTTAACTCCCTAATACACACTTATTTACTTAATTATCCCTTTTttatacaaaatatccaaaatgagatataatttcttctaaattcagcacatttaaattataatctagtaaattttctattaaattaaacATGACTCTTTTTCCGCctgactaatcgattgatatactcgattctaattaAATGGTATTAAATTTAGTAGGAATTATACTATTATTTTATAGAACAGAATccttcattattttttataaatataaaaagtTAAAATGAAATATAATTTTTTCCTAAATTTAGCACCATTTAATTAGAATCGAGTCATGCTAaaaattgatagaaaatatactaaattttagtttaaatgcATTATATTTAGAAGAAATTATATCTTATTTTAGACTTTTTTTACATTAAAAGATAAGGACAATTAGATAAATATGTGTGCATTAGGGAGTTGAAGTAAAGAAAAATTTACATGTAaagaatgaaaataatttttttttaaccagAACTGATGAGAAAGTTGAGTTTGTTATTAGGAATTTTAGgataatttattattaaaatagttTTAGGATGATTTTAtagtgattttaattaaattataaataatttttttatataaaattgttTATGTACAGTATGTTTAATGaatgaaaataagaaataatttactttaaattttatatattgtagcaaatcaaaattaaaaagatgCACTTAATTAATCACAGTAGTAAAAAAACagagtatttttttatttaaaatcaaaACAATGTCTTATAATAtttctcatttcaaaatttttatttcaaCCCTGTTGTAGTAGTTACTGCAACTTGTAAAATAAAGTGATTCAATTATGTTTAAAACATAAATAGagagagtatttttatataattttttaaataatttaattaaaatcattttaacatGTTCAAATGAATCAATAATTGTTATAATAtgattatattttaatatttatttatttaattattacattAATTATCGATCATTATAATTTTATAGTAATCATTAAATAGTTGTTATAATAATAttatgataattttaattatattgaaGTTAGTcggattaaatttaaataattttaatcaggttagtaataattttttttataaaacaatttatgtatacattttttaatcaaattaaattaattatttttttgtatTATACTAATTATTCCCGAACTGTGACAATGTTATtgaaatattaatattttcaataaaaaaatatgataacaTATCCTTTTAGACAATTTAATAATTAGGAATGTCTATAAAAAAATTCATCAAAGATACTTTATATCCGAGGAGTTTACAAATTTTATGACCTGTCAAAATCTATCTTATAGTTGATGGAAATAGGACGTATCATTCAACCAAAAGTTTGTCCTCACAGTATTCTCAGTTAATTATTgatgataattttattataataaaataaggaaCCAATTTTTACGGACAGAtatatttgagaaaaatatttcTTCCAAGTTGGAATATAAATTGAATCAgcgtaatcaatttttttttgtaccaATCATAAAATGCCAGTGAAACATATAAAATATTTGGAGttaactaaaagaaattaattatatttttctgTTATTACAATCAAATACGAACACATTGAATTGATTATTATTATTCctttttatttcatttctatTCTTATTTCGCTCCCCCATCCATTTTGGGCCCCATTTCATTCGTACCAATTTTAGCAAATGCACGTCACAGACCACCGTTGGGTCTGCATCGTGGGGCCCGTCACAGTACCAGAAAAAGGAAATGGTAATTAATTCTCGTGATTCCCTCGCAAAATAaatcttcctcctcctccacttcctcttcctcctcgcccTTCTTCTTCGGTAAACTTCCGTGGGCAGACCGATCGCCTCAGATTCtacatttgtttttattttaccttttttcttttattctctctCTGCGCACCTCCTTCCCTTCCTCCGGCTCAAATCCCCTCCTATTTCTTCTCCGGCTGTGGATCTTTTTGCCGCGATCATCGCAGATCTCCCTTCCCGAAGGAGGCGGGCTGGGTCTTGTTGCTGGATCCATGCCCACATCTGTCGGGGGACTTTTCTTCTTCCCGTCCTTACAGATCACAGGAGATTTAGTCGCATTGCTTGCTCCCGTCGTCCAGTTGTGGTGCTGGATGTGATTCTCTCTCTTCGGGATGGCACAGTAGAATCCTGCGAAGGCGAGAGGTAAAACAGCTTCGATCCGTGTTaacattcttcttctttttttttttaaaaaaataaaataatggatttgttgatttggACCGCAGAATGAGCGATTTTGCTTCCGAAATTTCGTCTTTCACCTTCCCTGAACTTGTTGGTTTGTTATAGTTTAGGGTtcacattcttcttcttcttcttttaaaaaaaataaaataatggatTTGTCTATTTGGACCGCAGAATGAGCGATTTTACTTCCAAAATTTGGTCTTTCAGCTTCCCTGAACTTGTTGGTTTGTTATGTTCTATTAATTGCTTCTTGTCGTAGGGCAGGGGAGGACATAGAGGGAGGGAAATTTTAGGATGGAGGATCCGTCCATGTACAGTCACAGTCCGCCCCATCTTGCCGTCTTACGAAGAGATCACGTTGCCCTCAAGCGGATCGTCGCCGAACTCCCTGACCTCCCCAAGGCCGGGGAGGTCACCACTGAGGAGGAATCCCTTGCTGGTGAACTCACAGCTGACGCAGTCTCTGCGGTCATTGATCGCCGCGATGTTCCCCATCGGGAGACCCCTCTTCACCTTGCTGTCCGGCTTCGAGATCCTATCTCCTCTGAGATTCTCATGTCAGCCGGTGCAGATTGGTCTCTTCAGAACGAGAATGGCTGGTCTGCGCTCCAGGAGGCTATTTGCACCCGTGAAGATTCTATTGCCATGATTATTGCTCGGCGCTaccaaccccttgcttgggctaaGTGGTGCCGTCGACTCCCTCGCATTGTTTCATCCATTGAACGGATCCAAGATTTCTATATGGAGATCACATTCAACTTTGAGAGCTCAGTGATCCCATTTATTGGGAGGATTGCACCATCTGATACTTATCGAATTTGGAAGCGAGGTGCAAATCTCAGAGCTGACATGACATTGGCAGGGTTTGATGGATTCCGAATCCAGCGTGCTGATCAGACGGTCCTCTTCCTTGGTCAGGGTGCTCCTGCTGAGAATGGGCATCCACAGCTGCCTACTGGCTCTCTAATTGTGCTTGCTCATAAGGAGAAAGAGATCACAAATGCACTTGAAGGAGCTGGAGCCAAGCCCACAGAAAAAGAGGTGGCTCATGAGGTTGCTTTGATGTCTAAGACGAATATGTTCAGGCCGGGGATTGACGTAACTCAAGCTGAACTCATTCCTCATCTCAGTTGGCGGCGACATGAGAAAACTGAAATGGTTGGGAATTGGAAAACAAAGGTCTATGATATGCTTCATGTGATGGTGAGTGTGAAGTCAAGAAGGGTCCCTGGTGCTATGACCGATGAGGAGTTATTCACCATGGACCATGAAAGGAGGGTCAATGGTGCAGATGTTGATGGAGAACTCAATGAGATATTAACACCAGAGGAGAGGATGCAGTTGGATTCAGCACTTCGGATGAATAATTCTCAGGGTTTTGATAAATTGGAAGGAAATAATGGGTTACATGACAATCTAGTAAATTCTGAGTCAAGTGGTGTtaccaaggagaagaaaaattgGTCAGTATGGAGTAACAATAAGACGTCAAAGAATGATGGTGCTGAGGATACAGCTGGCCTAAAAACTAAAAACTCAAAGTTTCCAGAGAATGGACATCACAAAACGAAATTAGCAAAGGATACAGGAGATGCTAAGAAGGGGAAAGAAAAAGGCACTAAGAAGAGTGGTCACAACGAATCTAGCAAACATGAAAGTGAATTCAAGAAGGGCTTGAGACCAATTTTGTGGTTGACTCGTGATTTCCCTTTGAAAACAGATGAGCTACTTCCTCTACTTGATGTCTTAGCTAACAAGGTCAAGGCAGTGAGGAGGCTCAGGGAGCTTTTGACCACAAAGCTACCTCAAGGCACATTTCCCGTTAAGGTAATTTTTTagtgcatgttttttttttagttgattCTGCTCTTGATTTTATTCTATCTTTATATCAGTAAGTGAAAGCCACGTTTTCATTTAGTGTTGATTTCGCTGTagattatttataattttttgttttaataaAAGTGAAAGCTGCACTTTGAATAAGTCCATATTTGGGATTAAGTCTgtccctcggatgggtctagtgactagcgcatgaggtgttaccaTCATAAGGTTTGAGGTTCGAATCTGGacaaaatcgaggtaaatgcctcccttatgtgctagtcactattccaaagattagtaaccgcccgtgatttatctcctctgtgttgaccttgagacgggttggcgggggcgcttgGGACGAGTGTATTCACCTTTTGCTACCATATTTGGGATTAAGTCTTCCTTTTTTGGTTTAGCTGGATTTTGTGACCaaataattttttcttcttcAGTGTCTCTATTTTAGTCGTCTCTTCTGATTTGtcataacttcattatgcatttACTTTTGTTTCTCTTCCATGCCTCCATTTATAGAAAACTAGTTTTTCTTATtcatatttgttttattttgtatccATGCTAGCACTTAGCTGGCATGGTAATCTCTTTACAGATGGAATAAAGTTTTTGAGTTAAAAAGCCTATTAATTTATACTGGTCATTAGTTGGGTGATCTTTATGAATAGCATTTTCTATGTTTACCATAAATAATGATTTTAACTCTTTCTGCATGGATAGAAATATGTTTGTGCAGTGatatgatttttcttttttctaattCGCCACATTGTTTGAGAGCACTGCTAGTCAGTGGAGTTATATATCATTTCTCGTGGGTCCCATTAATTTCTGTTTTTACATGAAAGAAGGGATGGTATTATGACTCAGTTATTCTAGGATGGCCTAATAAACAGTTGATCTTTAGTATCATAATACTATATTGTTTGTTTCTGTTTCTCTGATAAGTTGTTTTGTCATGGCAAAACCTGGTTTTCACCATTCAAGTTAATTACTTGGATTTCTACTAAGGTTAATTAATTAGTCTTATCGTTTTTAACCAGACATTAAAATTTCATTCATTTATAAGATATGATTCTTATTAGTTACAAATATTGCCTCCTCACTTCAGTCTCAGATTAAAGTGTGTAAATCCTAACACTAAGTAACATCTCCACTTTGTATTCCTCTCTCTTCTTCTCAAGCCTTTGCTATTTTTCAGCCACTAGGCTGCTATGCTCAACCGAACATCTGACCTTTCTTTGACAAGATTCTTGTCAGTGGAGATACTGCTGTTAGCAATGCCCTTGCTAATCCAATAGACTACATGCTTATGGAGTAGATGTCGACTTGTCTACAACCAAGACTTCCATTGTTACTTCTAGCTCTCAAGGATGCTGAGAGACTCAGACGATCAATTTGGTCATCACAAACTCAGCAGATAAATCATCGACCAATGCACAGCCAAGGTAGTCAAATATAAACCAAGGTGGGCATGAGGCTTCTAATTAGGAAGATCCATGTCATCACTAATACCATGTAGAATATGAAATTAAGTTCTCAGGTTAAAAATGATAGATTTAAAAAGTTTGGGatacattaaaagtaaaattaaacttttggatgaatttgaaatatttattaaaattcgGGATTAATTAATTAACCATTTCTTTCATTGCAATTGTTCTATTAAATTAGCATTATGCTACTTTCTGTGGAAGACAATCAACAAAAATCATTCAGGTACACGACCAAATCTTCAATATTTGGAATGGTCGTGAAATGAGGACCTACACATCATACAAGTAATTATGGTGTAGTGTGCAGTTGTCATAATGATCCAGGAAAGTTTTTATTTCAATTGCATAGTTTAATTGTCTTTAATATGCATAATTTGCAGCTGCTAATCACACTCACATACTTGAGCCTGCAGTGCATCCATAAAGAATTCATGCACttgaatttttatatttatcattaaCAAGCAGAGCTCTTGGATGATATCCAATTTCGTTTGTTTTTTTGTTAACCTATTACAACAATCGGGCTCTAAAGCAAACATCATGCCGCTATAATAGACCTCATAAGCAGCCAACGTACATTTATGGCGTGCCTGACTTTGTTCCCCTTTTCTTCCTTTCCCAGTGTTTGTTTCACATCCtagtaagcattcagttttttttttaaattataaaaattgaagtatttctttatatGTACTGGCTTGACTGTTCCTTCCGTTACTTGTCCATAAAAGTATCATTTGGTTATCCAACTTATAGTTATTTCTATATCGTCctgtatttttttatataaaaagttTCAATATTTTGTAACATGAAATGTGCTGGAAGGTATATTTTGTCTGTTAGAATTAGGGATGACAAGGAGTCAAATATCCGCATTTTGGGTGTTACTTGAACCCAGAAATAAATTACCTGTGTTTTGAGAGTAATGAGGTGTAGCTTAACTATATGAtaaaatgagtcaaaatatattgaaattgtaTGGATATGTTCAAGGATGACTAATATTCTATAGTTATTTATATCGAATCTATTAGAGTGGAATGTGAAAGGGTTGAGCGaccaaataaaatttaatataaaatgatgtaattaatttgaatattactaGTGATATAGTTCTGGATAAAGTTTAATGGAGGGATAAGATTCAGATAGTTCACTCAAATAGTTAGGAGAGACCTGATTAATTATCCACTTTTCCAACCCAACTTAATATCTGGTTCAGGTACAAATCCTACTACTATCTGATCTCTACctgaaataaataaaatgattatctACCCGTAATTACTTGACTTAAAATTGGTAACTATGCAAGCATTACTGGGCATCGACTATTTTAAGTGAATCCAAAGCTGATTTAAACACCGACCGAAAAAGTTTGGTTTGGTTATGTTCAAagtaaaacctaaaatctcgtgtcTTGGGAATCatgagttaggcctttatatagaaaagaagatatacaccaaaagacaaaaatacccctttacttattctaacactcctcctcaagcttgagaatatagatcataaACATCAAGattgttacatatgtagtcaatccggggacctctaagtgatttagtgaatatatctactagctgatcatttgagttgacaaaactagtagatatttctccagatatgactttctctctgacaaagtgacagtcaacttcaatatgctttgttttTTCATGGAAGACTGaatttgaggcaatatgcatagcggcctggttgtcacatatgagtgacatttgtgtaacctctccaaaccttagttcctgaagcaactgttttaaccatataagttcttgactagcaatagccatagctcgatattctgcctctgcactggatcttgccacaacattttgttttttacttttccaagaaataaggttaccttcgacaaatatacaaaatctagaaatggatcttctatcagagggagatcctgcctaatctgcatcagaatatcctacgacttgagtatgtcctttgtcttcatataaaagactcacccctgatatatcgaacaatgcgagtcactgcatcccaatgttctttgcatggagagctaagaaactgaattactacacttactgcaaatgagatatccggacgagtgacagtaaggtacctataccgttcaggatctgaaaGAGGCTCCATGAGATTGTCGACTGTCTTcgagtttaacattcctgtttcttccgaatatccattgcatacttcctttgggatatcatgattccatctttagactgtgccacttctatccctagaaaatatttgaattttcctttgtccggaaatgtttgaaaagatgttgttttacttgtgaaatcccaagatgatcattacctgtgatgacaatatcatcaagataaatcactacatagatgcaaccagtagatgagtggcgATGATTAGCTTCGCTCCGAGTCATGCCAAACTATTGAATTACggtactaaatctactgaacTGCTTGTcgagaccatataaagatttcatGAGTTGACATACAAGAACTCCTCTcgagcaacaaaacacggaggttgctcctcgagcaggtcaccatgtaagaatgcattttttgatgtccaactgatgaaggggccaatggcgaattgcagcaatagatagaaaaagacgcacagaagacatcttggcaacaggagaaaatgtgtctccataatccaatccaaatacctgagtatagcctttagcaacaagacgagctttaagccgatcaaccgtgccgtctacaccaactttcaccgtaaacacccatcgacaaccaaccactacttcccaggaggtagaggaacgaggtcccaagtccTACTGCTCTGTAAGACACTCATTTTATcaagcatagcctgtttccatcctggatgggcaaagacatcacctgcagtctttggaAGAAAAACAGATGACAAGGAAGACAAACAATAATAATAGGATGGCAGGAGATGGGACCGGAGGAAATGGCGAAGGACTCGGCTCCAAAGATGTGCCCACAGCAGTGTCAGTGTTGGTCGGCGACAAAGCAGAACGAGGACGACactgataaacctgcaaaggaggagacgaggctGGAGATGATAGAGGCACCTCCAGAGGATAAAAGATAGTCACTGGTGTAGGTGGAGAGAGAGAAACCTCGCCTGTGGAGCGGAAGGACCAAAAAAAGAAATCGACTCAAAGAATGTGGCATcagcagagatgaagtaccgacgaagagtaggggaataacacttgtaccctttctgagaccgtgggtacccaaggaagacacacttatgagacTGGGGAGAGAGTTTGTCAATGCCGGGATCAAGAACATGagcaaaacatatagaaccaaagacccgaggtggtaGGGAAAGAAAATTAAGgttttgactctgataccatgttcaaagcaaaacctaaaatctcgtgtcttgggaaccacgagttaggcctttatatagaaaagaagatataCACCAAAAGACAAAAATACCCCTTTACTTATTCTAACAGGTTAATTCATAAATTCatttttttccttaaaatatCGGTTTAATAGGTTTTGTttca from Zingiber officinale cultivar Zhangliang chromosome 4A, Zo_v1.1, whole genome shotgun sequence includes the following:
- the LOC121971478 gene encoding ankyrin repeat domain-containing protein 13C-like, coding for MEDPSMYSHSPPHLAVLRRDHVALKRIVAELPDLPKAGEVTTEEESLAGELTADAVSAVIDRRDVPHRETPLHLAVRLRDPISSEILMSAGADWSLQNENGWSALQEAICTREDSIAMIIARRYQPLAWAKWCRRLPRIVSSIERIQDFYMEITFNFESSVIPFIGRIAPSDTYRIWKRGANLRADMTLAGFDGFRIQRADQTVLFLGQGAPAENGHPQLPTGSLIVLAHKEKEITNALEGAGAKPTEKEVAHEVALMSKTNMFRPGIDVTQAELIPHLSWRRHEKTEMVGNWKTKVYDMLHVMVSVKSRRVPGAMTDEELFTMDHERRVNGADVDGELNEILTPEERMQLDSALRMNNSQGFDKLEGNNGLHDNLVNSESSGVTKEKKNWSVWSNNKTSKNDGAEDTAGLKTKNSKFPENGHHKTKLAKDTGDAKKGKEKGTKKSGHNESSKHESEFKKGLRPILWLTRDFPLKTDELLPLLDVLANKVKAVRRLRELLTTKLPQGTFPVKLAIPIVPTIRVLVTFTKFKELQQSDEFSTPPSSPTLLQESKAKETEESGSWYSWMKGNRSGQTSDSNDVQSLKDEIDPFHIPSEYTWIDAKEKKRRLKAKKRKNKPVASRKQSSKSSDDHQLVDGFV